The Blastopirellula marina genome contains the following window.
GCGGGCCATCGAGTGCCCACTCTATAGGGCAAAAGACTTTTTGAAAGTTAACGGGCCCCGTCTGACTGGCTGATAAACCAACAAGTTCGGCAGGATCTCCCGCCTCAAGCCCATCGACCGCCGTAGGAACCGCCAATAGCAGTTGCCGGCCATCTTCCATACTCGCACCGACGACGAGGTTGTCGGCTGCTTTGCCTCCGGTAACCCAAGGACTGTAGCCATCGAGCACGAATCCATTTTCCACTTCCGTCGCCAATAACGCTGGCTTCTTCAAATGTTGGCGACTGGTCGTCAGGTGCGAGATACCAACCGTGGCGAATGTCTTTCCTGACAAGAGATCGGGGAGCAGCTTTGCTTTCAGGTCTTCATTCTCACTACTCGCGATACGACGACATGCGCCGGTACGTTGCGTGATGACGAACGTGGTGGTCAGACACGCCGCAGAAAGTTCGAGATATCCTCGAACAACATCATCACCGGACCAACCTAGGCCTCCTTGTTCGTGTGCGATAAACCAGCGAAAGACTCCGTGGTCTGCACAAATTTGTAGCTGCTGCGAAGGCCAATCGGAAGCCGATTGCAAGGAATTCGACATTGCACTTAGTTGCGTACAAAGTGCCCCAAGATTAGGTGAATCGGGCGTGATGATTTCGTTATTCGACATTATGAACCTCACAAGCACGCCGCGAATCGCACGTGCAGTCTATCTTGGCATCCTGTTTGCGTCAGGATGGTTTGGTTTCGCATTCTTATCAACTAATCATTCGCTAAGCCAACGGAATAGCAAGCCGTTTGGTTGCTAACCATAGCGATTCACTTAGGTGCTCAACGTTCGCTCCTGAATCTCTTAATCATAAATTACGGCAAGTTGGCAAGCTGCGAAAGGATTACCGGACAACTCTTGATAGCTCGCCACTGCTTGCAACCATATTCCTCAACAAACCATGGTTAGCAAACGCTTCCGGGGTCGCCAGTTAGTAGCCAACTCGCTACATTGCCAGTGTGCATCGACTCCGTTGGGCTTGAATGTTCAATATCAATTAGGTGACTGCTGATGAGCCAGGCTGAAATGACACGAACTGACGAAGAATCCGTGACAGCACCCGTCGAGCTATCGGCCGAGAAGTTGTACGAGAAGTGCATGTCTCTGGCCAATAACCTGTGGTGGACGTGGCAGCCGGATGTATTCAATTTGTTCCGCGATCTCGATCCGATCCGCTGGCGACAATTGGACCACAACCCAATCGCGTTACTCCGGGAGTTCACCCCTGAGCGACTTGAGACACGCGTCGCAGAGATGGTTCTGTATAGCCGAATCAATCACGCGTATCGTCGCCTTAAAGAATACATGTCCAGCAGCACCACTTGGG
Protein-coding sequences here:
- a CDS encoding acyl-CoA dehydrogenase family protein gives rise to the protein MSNNEIITPDSPNLGALCTQLSAMSNSLQSASDWPSQQLQICADHGVFRWFIAHEQGGLGWSGDDVVRGYLELSAACLTTTFVITQRTGACRRIASSENEDLKAKLLPDLLSGKTFATVGISHLTTSRQHLKKPALLATEVENGFVLDGYSPWVTGGKAADNLVVGASMEDGRQLLLAVPTAVDGLEAGDPAELVGLSASQTGPVNFQKVFCPIEWALDGPREDVMKRGSGANTGGLETSTLAVGLSTAAYRYLVEQQQKRTEFAQPTERFEAELDSLKHDLLAAAAGTPSCDPMQIRTRANSLVLRITQAALSSAKGAGYLESHPVGRWCREALFFLVWSCPANVLSANLCELARIE